From the genome of Vicia villosa cultivar HV-30 ecotype Madison, WI linkage group LG2, Vvil1.0, whole genome shotgun sequence, one region includes:
- the LOC131652660 gene encoding DNA repair protein REV1-like isoform X1, whose product MSLNSFRSSLAPNSKRVSSNRSNDNSNNSKRKKQKTTATTTNQKTLGVAWGSNSRKPPSSDFGSYMTEKNRKLHNQFNADASTSLFSGSTSGKPIFAGVSIFVDGFTVPSSQELRSYMIKYGGRFENYFSRHRVTHIICSNLPNSKIKNLRSFSAGLPVVKPTWILDSVASNKLLTWMPYQLEQLSSNKQPKLSTFFSSRSRKNLEDTFINSLCQVETDVEDSLASVGKSEDTFTNTLCQVEPDIEDSLASVGKSEDRHSPKVGEAVESRRETSIEADDTVLENTDAVVMEEHLARVGVKYDDEDLAGGSNGAANDEKNFQGELEPNCQEPSTSVRSLCADDQNVNGFPSSASIRPSKQCHSTLSDPNFVENYFKNSRLHFIGTWRNRYRKRFPISSSGFNNEISNINASSTSGNSVVIHVDMDCFFVAVVIRNHPELLDKPVAVCHSDNSKGTSEISSANYPARSYGIKAGMFVRDARALCPHLVIVPYNFEAYEEVADQFYSILHRHCNKVQAVSCDEAYLDVTHSKVEDPELLASSIRKEIYETTGCTASVGIAGNMLMARIATRTAKPNGQYHITLERVEDHLRQLPINALPGVGHVLQEKLKKQTVQTCGQLMMISKVSLQKDYGMKTGEMLWNYSRGIDNRLVGDFQECKSIGADVNWGVRFKDMKDCENFLTNLCKEVSLRLQSSGMQGRTFSLKIKKRKKDADEPVKFMGCGDCENLSHSETIPVATDNVEVLQRIAKQLFGNFYIDVKQIRGIGLHVSRLESSETSKQGAEKYNLKSWLTSGPASMDKRKHPTGLDKKNADGPSVHEYGNLPGSSVPMENNIQDNQARADVSLTTPPLDILDMEVMRNLPPELFSEFNKVYGGKLADYITKGKGISENSSALRNSLLEKEAIKKKEELLDVEPILQKKPLSEIEAMQHEAEGGEVVPDSVSEPSFNVTHKSSFEKDDLLPASLSQLDGSVLQELPEDLKADIVLQLPAHRKQEICSNVAVVPPSENYQVSTGVNDSENLRSNHALNECLWAGNPPKWVEEFKISSCLVLKKLAEIYYKSGLTSTLSSVLHQIISEFHQLNLVHHISDDSVNITCELLKQYIKVKIGKDIEEIYICFRLLKRFAAASQFFLQVYNNVFPYLQVYLINQTRHHENRVEIRRGVW is encoded by the exons GAACTGCGAAGCTACATGATAAAGTATGGTGGAAGATTTGAGAATTATTTCTCAAGGCATCGTGTAACACATATCATCTGCAGCAATCTTCCTAACAGTAAAATTAAGAACCTCAG ATCTTTCAGTGCAGGGCTTCCGGTGGTAAAACCTACTTGGATTTTAGATTCTGTCGCGTCTAATAAACTCTTGACAT GGATGCCTTATCAACTTGAACAgctttcttcaaataaacaaCCAAAACTGTCCACATTCTTCTCATCGAGAAGTAGAAAAAATTTGGAGGATACTTTTATTAACTCCCTTTGTCAAGTAGAGACAGACGTTGAAGATTCACTTGCTAGTGTTGGCAAATCAGAGGATACTTTTACTAACACCCTTTGTCAAGTAGAGCCAGACATTGAAGATTCACTTGCTAGTGTTGGCAAATCAGAGGATAGACATTCACCCAAAGTTGGGGAGGCGGTTGAATCTAGAAGGGAAACCAGTATTGAAGCTGACGATACTGTCCTGGAGAATACTGATGCAGTTGTGATGGAAGAGCATCTGGCTAGAGTTGGAGTTAAATATGATGACGAAGATCTAGCAGGAGGAAGCAATGGTGCCGCTAATGATGAGAAAAACTTCCAAGGTGAACTTGAACCTAATTGTCAAGAACCTTCTACATCTGTTAGAAGTCTTTGTGCAGATGACCAGAATGTAAACGGATTTCCAAGTTCTGCCTCCATCAGGCCTTCTAAACAGTGTCATTCAACTCTTTCAGATCCTAATTTTGTGGAAAATTATTTCAAG AACTCACGGCTACACTTCATTGGAACATGGAGAAATCGGTATCGGAAGCGCTTTCCTATCTCGTCTTCTGGGTTCAACAATGAAATTTCTAATATCAATGCCTCTAGTACTTCTGGGAATTCAGTTGTTATCCATGTTGACATG GATTGCTTTTTTGTCGCAGTGGTTATCAGGAACCACCCTGAATTGTTGGACAAGCCTGTAGCAGTCTGCCACTCGGATAACTCTAAGGGAACTTCTGAGATTTCCTCTGCAAACTACCCAGCTCGTAGTTATG GTATTAAGGCTGGCATGTTTGTTCGAGATGCCAGGGCTCTTTGTCCCCACCTTGTTATCGTTCCATACAACTTTGAAGCTTATGAGGAA GTAGCTGATCAATTTTATAGTATATTGCATCGACATTGCAACAAAGTGCAG GCTGTGAGCTGTGATGAAGCATATTTAGATGTCACCCACTCAAAGGTTGAAGATCCTGAACTTTTAGCATCATCAATTAGGAAAGAGATCTATGAGACCACTGGATGTACAGCCAGTGTTGGCATAGCTGGAAACATGCTTATGGCCCGTATTGCTACCAGAACTGCTAAACCAAACGGTCAATATCATATAACTCTAGAAAGG GTTGAAGATCATTTACGTCAACTCCCAATTAATGCACTTCCTGGAGTGGGGCATGTTTTACAGGAAAAATTGAAGAAGCAGACTGTTCAAACATGCGGCCAATTGATGATGATTTCCAAG GTCTCACTGCAGAAGGACTATGGAATGAAAACTGGAGAAATGCTGTGGAATTATAGCAGAGGAATTGATAACCGGTTGGTTGGAGATTTTCAG GAATGTAAGTCTATTGGGGCTGATGTAAATTGGGGTGTGAGGTTCAAAGATATGAAAGAT TGTGAGAACTTCCTCACAAACCTTTGCAAGGAGGTTTCATTAAGATTGCAAAGTTCTGGCATGCAAGGGCGCACATTCTCTCTCAAG atcaaaaagagaaaaaaagatgcCGATGAACCTGTGAAGTTTATGGGCTGTGGAGACTGTGAAAATTTGAGTCACTCAGAAACG ATTCCTGTTGCCACTGATAATGTGGAAGTACTCCAAAGGATAGCGAAACagctttttggaaatttttacaTAG ATGTCAAGCAGATCCGAGGTATTGGCTTGCATGTTTCCAGACTTGAAAGCAGCGAGACATCTAAGCAAG GTGCagaaaaatataatttgaaatcatGGCTCACTTCAGGACCTGCAAGTATGGATAAACGGAAACATCCTACAG GTCTTGACAAGAAGAACGCGGATGGCCCTTCGGTTCATGAATATGGAAATTTGCCAGGGTCTTCAGTTCCAATGGAAAATAACATACAAGATAACCAAGCTAGAGCTGACGTGAGTTTAACAACACCTCCTTTGGATATCCTTGATATGGAAGTTATGAGAAATCTTCCCCCAGAATTATTTTCAGAATTCAATAAAGTTTATGGAGGGAAGTTAGCTGATTATATTACTAAAGGGAAAGGTATAAGTGAGAATTCTAGCGCTTTACGAAACTCTCTTTTGGAAAAAGAAG caataaaaaagaaagagGAGCTTTTGGATGTCGAGCCGATTCTTCAAAAAAAGCCATTATCTGAGATCGAg GCAATGCAACATGAGGCAGAAGGAGGTGAAGTTGTACCTGATTCAGTGTCTGAACCCTCTTTTAACGTCACTCACAAATcaagttttgaaaaagatgatTTATTGCCTGCTTCTTTAAGTCAACTTGACGGCTCTGTATTACAAGAATTGCCCGAAGATTTGAAAGCAGACATTGTTCTGCAGCTTCCTGCACACAGGAAACAAGAGATTTGCTCCAATGTTGCTGTGGTCCCTCCTAGTGAAAACTATCAGGTGTCAACAGGTGTCAACGATTCTGAGAATCTTAGATCAAATCATGCTCTGAATGAATGTCTTTGGGCTGGGAATCCTCCAAAATGGGTGGAGGAGTTCAAAATCAGCAGTTGCTTAGTATTAAAGAAACTTGCTGAAATTTATTATAAATCTGGGTTGACTAGCACCTTATCATCAGTTTTACACCAGATTATATCTGAATTCCACCAGCTAAATCTAGTCCATCACATTTCCGATGACTCTGTTAACATCACATGTGAGCTACTGAAGCAATATATCAAAGTGAAGATAGGAAAAGATATTGAGGAGATTTATATTTGTTTTCGGCTTTTGAAAAG GTTTGCAGCAGCATCACAATTTTTCCTACAAGTGTATAATAATGTATTTCCATACCTTCAGGTATACCTTATCAACCAAACAAGACATCATGAAAATAGGGTGGAAATCAGGAGGGGTGTATGGTAG
- the LOC131652660 gene encoding DNA repair protein REV1-like isoform X4: MSLNSFRSSLAPNSKRVSSNRSNDNSNNSKRKKQKTTATTTNQKTLGVAWGSNSRKPPSSDFGSYMTEKNRKLHNQFNADASTSLFSGSTSGKPIFAGVSIFVDGFTVPSSQELRSYMIKYGGRFENYFSRHRVTHIICSNLPNSKIKNLRSFSAGLPVVKPTWILDSVASNKLLTWMPYQLEQLSSNKQPKLSTFFSSRSRKNLEDTFINSLCQVETDVEDSLASVGKSEDTFTNTLCQVEPDIEDSLASVGKSEDRHSPKVGEAVESRRETSIEADDTVLENTDAVVMEEHLARVGVKYDDEDLAGGSNGAANDEKNFQGELEPNCQEPSTSVRSLCADDQNVNGFPSSASIRPSKQCHSTLSDPNFVENYFKNSRLHFIGTWRNRYRKRFPISSSGFNNEISNINASSTSGNSVVIHVDMDCFFVAVVIRNHPELLDKPVAVCHSDNSKGTSEISSANYPARSYGIKAGMFVRDARALCPHLVIVPYNFEAYEEVADQFYSILHRHCNKVQAVSCDEAYLDVTHSKVEDPELLASSIRKEIYETTGCTASVGIAGNMLMARIATRTAKPNGQYHITLERVEDHLRQLPINALPGVGHVLQEKLKKQTVQTCGQLMMISKVSLQKDYGMKTGEMLWNYSRGIDNRLVGDFQECKSIGADVNWGVRFKDMKDCENFLTNLCKEVSLRLQSSGMQGRTFSLKIKKRKKDADEPVKFMGCGDCENLSHSETIPVATDNVEVLQRIAKQLFGNFYIDVKQIRGIGLHVSRLESSETSKQGAEKYNLKSWLTSGPASMDKRKHPTGLDKKNADGPSVHEYGNLPGSSVPMENNIQDNQARADVSLTTPPLDILDMEVMRNLPPELFSEFNKVYGGKLADYITKGKGISENSSALRNSLLEKEAIKKKEELLDVEPILQKKPLSEIEAMQHEAEGGEVVPDSVSEPSFNVTHKSSFEKDDLLPASLSQLDGSVLQELPEDLKADIVLQLPAHRKQEICSNVAVVPPSENYQVSTGVNDSENLRSNHALNECLWAGNPPKWVEEFKISSCLVLKKLAEIYYKSGLTSTLSSVLHQIISEFHQLNLVHHISDDSVNITCELLKQYIKVKIGKDIEEIYICFRLLKRFAAASQFFLQVYNNVFPYLQNNLMI; this comes from the exons GAACTGCGAAGCTACATGATAAAGTATGGTGGAAGATTTGAGAATTATTTCTCAAGGCATCGTGTAACACATATCATCTGCAGCAATCTTCCTAACAGTAAAATTAAGAACCTCAG ATCTTTCAGTGCAGGGCTTCCGGTGGTAAAACCTACTTGGATTTTAGATTCTGTCGCGTCTAATAAACTCTTGACAT GGATGCCTTATCAACTTGAACAgctttcttcaaataaacaaCCAAAACTGTCCACATTCTTCTCATCGAGAAGTAGAAAAAATTTGGAGGATACTTTTATTAACTCCCTTTGTCAAGTAGAGACAGACGTTGAAGATTCACTTGCTAGTGTTGGCAAATCAGAGGATACTTTTACTAACACCCTTTGTCAAGTAGAGCCAGACATTGAAGATTCACTTGCTAGTGTTGGCAAATCAGAGGATAGACATTCACCCAAAGTTGGGGAGGCGGTTGAATCTAGAAGGGAAACCAGTATTGAAGCTGACGATACTGTCCTGGAGAATACTGATGCAGTTGTGATGGAAGAGCATCTGGCTAGAGTTGGAGTTAAATATGATGACGAAGATCTAGCAGGAGGAAGCAATGGTGCCGCTAATGATGAGAAAAACTTCCAAGGTGAACTTGAACCTAATTGTCAAGAACCTTCTACATCTGTTAGAAGTCTTTGTGCAGATGACCAGAATGTAAACGGATTTCCAAGTTCTGCCTCCATCAGGCCTTCTAAACAGTGTCATTCAACTCTTTCAGATCCTAATTTTGTGGAAAATTATTTCAAG AACTCACGGCTACACTTCATTGGAACATGGAGAAATCGGTATCGGAAGCGCTTTCCTATCTCGTCTTCTGGGTTCAACAATGAAATTTCTAATATCAATGCCTCTAGTACTTCTGGGAATTCAGTTGTTATCCATGTTGACATG GATTGCTTTTTTGTCGCAGTGGTTATCAGGAACCACCCTGAATTGTTGGACAAGCCTGTAGCAGTCTGCCACTCGGATAACTCTAAGGGAACTTCTGAGATTTCCTCTGCAAACTACCCAGCTCGTAGTTATG GTATTAAGGCTGGCATGTTTGTTCGAGATGCCAGGGCTCTTTGTCCCCACCTTGTTATCGTTCCATACAACTTTGAAGCTTATGAGGAA GTAGCTGATCAATTTTATAGTATATTGCATCGACATTGCAACAAAGTGCAG GCTGTGAGCTGTGATGAAGCATATTTAGATGTCACCCACTCAAAGGTTGAAGATCCTGAACTTTTAGCATCATCAATTAGGAAAGAGATCTATGAGACCACTGGATGTACAGCCAGTGTTGGCATAGCTGGAAACATGCTTATGGCCCGTATTGCTACCAGAACTGCTAAACCAAACGGTCAATATCATATAACTCTAGAAAGG GTTGAAGATCATTTACGTCAACTCCCAATTAATGCACTTCCTGGAGTGGGGCATGTTTTACAGGAAAAATTGAAGAAGCAGACTGTTCAAACATGCGGCCAATTGATGATGATTTCCAAG GTCTCACTGCAGAAGGACTATGGAATGAAAACTGGAGAAATGCTGTGGAATTATAGCAGAGGAATTGATAACCGGTTGGTTGGAGATTTTCAG GAATGTAAGTCTATTGGGGCTGATGTAAATTGGGGTGTGAGGTTCAAAGATATGAAAGAT TGTGAGAACTTCCTCACAAACCTTTGCAAGGAGGTTTCATTAAGATTGCAAAGTTCTGGCATGCAAGGGCGCACATTCTCTCTCAAG atcaaaaagagaaaaaaagatgcCGATGAACCTGTGAAGTTTATGGGCTGTGGAGACTGTGAAAATTTGAGTCACTCAGAAACG ATTCCTGTTGCCACTGATAATGTGGAAGTACTCCAAAGGATAGCGAAACagctttttggaaatttttacaTAG ATGTCAAGCAGATCCGAGGTATTGGCTTGCATGTTTCCAGACTTGAAAGCAGCGAGACATCTAAGCAAG GTGCagaaaaatataatttgaaatcatGGCTCACTTCAGGACCTGCAAGTATGGATAAACGGAAACATCCTACAG GTCTTGACAAGAAGAACGCGGATGGCCCTTCGGTTCATGAATATGGAAATTTGCCAGGGTCTTCAGTTCCAATGGAAAATAACATACAAGATAACCAAGCTAGAGCTGACGTGAGTTTAACAACACCTCCTTTGGATATCCTTGATATGGAAGTTATGAGAAATCTTCCCCCAGAATTATTTTCAGAATTCAATAAAGTTTATGGAGGGAAGTTAGCTGATTATATTACTAAAGGGAAAGGTATAAGTGAGAATTCTAGCGCTTTACGAAACTCTCTTTTGGAAAAAGAAG caataaaaaagaaagagGAGCTTTTGGATGTCGAGCCGATTCTTCAAAAAAAGCCATTATCTGAGATCGAg GCAATGCAACATGAGGCAGAAGGAGGTGAAGTTGTACCTGATTCAGTGTCTGAACCCTCTTTTAACGTCACTCACAAATcaagttttgaaaaagatgatTTATTGCCTGCTTCTTTAAGTCAACTTGACGGCTCTGTATTACAAGAATTGCCCGAAGATTTGAAAGCAGACATTGTTCTGCAGCTTCCTGCACACAGGAAACAAGAGATTTGCTCCAATGTTGCTGTGGTCCCTCCTAGTGAAAACTATCAGGTGTCAACAGGTGTCAACGATTCTGAGAATCTTAGATCAAATCATGCTCTGAATGAATGTCTTTGGGCTGGGAATCCTCCAAAATGGGTGGAGGAGTTCAAAATCAGCAGTTGCTTAGTATTAAAGAAACTTGCTGAAATTTATTATAAATCTGGGTTGACTAGCACCTTATCATCAGTTTTACACCAGATTATATCTGAATTCCACCAGCTAAATCTAGTCCATCACATTTCCGATGACTCTGTTAACATCACATGTGAGCTACTGAAGCAATATATCAAAGTGAAGATAGGAAAAGATATTGAGGAGATTTATATTTGTTTTCGGCTTTTGAAAAG GTTTGCAGCAGCATCACAATTTTTCCTACAAGTGTATAATAATGTATTTCCATACCTTCAG AACAACCTGATGATTTGA
- the LOC131652660 gene encoding DNA repair protein REV1-like isoform X3, with translation MSLNSFRSSLAPNSKRVSSNRSNDNSNNSKRKKQKTTATTTNQKTLGVAWGSNSRKPPSSDFGSYMTEKNRKLHNQFNADASTSLFSGSTSGKPIFAGVSIFVDGFTVPSSQELRSYMIKYGGRFENYFSRHRVTHIICSNLPNSKIKNLRSFSAGLPVVKPTWILDSVASNKLLTWMPYQLEQLSSNKQPKLSTFFSSRSRKNLEDTFINSLCQVETDVEDSLASVGKSEDTFTNTLCQVEPDIEDSLASVGKSEDRHSPKVGEAVESRRETSIEADDTVLENTDAVVMEEHLARVGVKYDDEDLAGGSNGAANDEKNFQGELEPNCQEPSTSVRSLCADDQNVNGFPSSASIRPSKQCHSTLSDPNFVENYFKNSRLHFIGTWRNRYRKRFPISSSGFNNEISNINASSTSGNSVVIHVDMDCFFVAVVIRNHPELLDKPVAVCHSDNSKGTSEISSANYPARSYGIKAGMFVRDARALCPHLVIVPYNFEAYEEVADQFYSILHRHCNKVQAVSCDEAYLDVTHSKVEDPELLASSIRKEIYETTGCTASVGIAGNMLMARIATRTAKPNGQYHITLERVEDHLRQLPINALPGVGHVLQEKLKKQTVQTCGQLMMISKVSLQKDYGMKTGEMLWNYSRGIDNRLVGDFQECKSIGADVNWGVRFKDMKDCENFLTNLCKEVSLRLQSSGMQGRTFSLKIKKRKKDADEPVKFMGCGDCENLSHSETIPVATDNVEVLQRIAKQLFGNFYIDVKQIRGIGLHVSRLESSETSKQGAEKYNLKSWLTSGPASMDKRKHPTGLDKKNADGPSVHEYGNLPGSSVPMENNIQDNQARADVSLTTPPLDILDMEVMRNLPPELFSEFNKVYGGKLADYITKGKGISENSSALRNSLLEKEAIKKKEELLDVEPILQKKPLSEIEAMQHEAEGGEVVPDSVSEPSFNVTHKSSFEKDDLLPASLSQLDGSVLQELPEDLKADIVLQLPAHRKQEICSNVAVVPPSENYQVSTGVNDSENLRSNHALNECLWAGNPPKWVEEFKISSCLVLKKLAEIYYKSGLTSTLSSVLHQIISEFHQLNLVHHISDDSVNITCELLKQYIKVKIGKDIEEIYICFRLLKRFAAASQFFLQVYNNVFPYLQEAVDDNYGGSLFIT, from the exons GAACTGCGAAGCTACATGATAAAGTATGGTGGAAGATTTGAGAATTATTTCTCAAGGCATCGTGTAACACATATCATCTGCAGCAATCTTCCTAACAGTAAAATTAAGAACCTCAG ATCTTTCAGTGCAGGGCTTCCGGTGGTAAAACCTACTTGGATTTTAGATTCTGTCGCGTCTAATAAACTCTTGACAT GGATGCCTTATCAACTTGAACAgctttcttcaaataaacaaCCAAAACTGTCCACATTCTTCTCATCGAGAAGTAGAAAAAATTTGGAGGATACTTTTATTAACTCCCTTTGTCAAGTAGAGACAGACGTTGAAGATTCACTTGCTAGTGTTGGCAAATCAGAGGATACTTTTACTAACACCCTTTGTCAAGTAGAGCCAGACATTGAAGATTCACTTGCTAGTGTTGGCAAATCAGAGGATAGACATTCACCCAAAGTTGGGGAGGCGGTTGAATCTAGAAGGGAAACCAGTATTGAAGCTGACGATACTGTCCTGGAGAATACTGATGCAGTTGTGATGGAAGAGCATCTGGCTAGAGTTGGAGTTAAATATGATGACGAAGATCTAGCAGGAGGAAGCAATGGTGCCGCTAATGATGAGAAAAACTTCCAAGGTGAACTTGAACCTAATTGTCAAGAACCTTCTACATCTGTTAGAAGTCTTTGTGCAGATGACCAGAATGTAAACGGATTTCCAAGTTCTGCCTCCATCAGGCCTTCTAAACAGTGTCATTCAACTCTTTCAGATCCTAATTTTGTGGAAAATTATTTCAAG AACTCACGGCTACACTTCATTGGAACATGGAGAAATCGGTATCGGAAGCGCTTTCCTATCTCGTCTTCTGGGTTCAACAATGAAATTTCTAATATCAATGCCTCTAGTACTTCTGGGAATTCAGTTGTTATCCATGTTGACATG GATTGCTTTTTTGTCGCAGTGGTTATCAGGAACCACCCTGAATTGTTGGACAAGCCTGTAGCAGTCTGCCACTCGGATAACTCTAAGGGAACTTCTGAGATTTCCTCTGCAAACTACCCAGCTCGTAGTTATG GTATTAAGGCTGGCATGTTTGTTCGAGATGCCAGGGCTCTTTGTCCCCACCTTGTTATCGTTCCATACAACTTTGAAGCTTATGAGGAA GTAGCTGATCAATTTTATAGTATATTGCATCGACATTGCAACAAAGTGCAG GCTGTGAGCTGTGATGAAGCATATTTAGATGTCACCCACTCAAAGGTTGAAGATCCTGAACTTTTAGCATCATCAATTAGGAAAGAGATCTATGAGACCACTGGATGTACAGCCAGTGTTGGCATAGCTGGAAACATGCTTATGGCCCGTATTGCTACCAGAACTGCTAAACCAAACGGTCAATATCATATAACTCTAGAAAGG GTTGAAGATCATTTACGTCAACTCCCAATTAATGCACTTCCTGGAGTGGGGCATGTTTTACAGGAAAAATTGAAGAAGCAGACTGTTCAAACATGCGGCCAATTGATGATGATTTCCAAG GTCTCACTGCAGAAGGACTATGGAATGAAAACTGGAGAAATGCTGTGGAATTATAGCAGAGGAATTGATAACCGGTTGGTTGGAGATTTTCAG GAATGTAAGTCTATTGGGGCTGATGTAAATTGGGGTGTGAGGTTCAAAGATATGAAAGAT TGTGAGAACTTCCTCACAAACCTTTGCAAGGAGGTTTCATTAAGATTGCAAAGTTCTGGCATGCAAGGGCGCACATTCTCTCTCAAG atcaaaaagagaaaaaaagatgcCGATGAACCTGTGAAGTTTATGGGCTGTGGAGACTGTGAAAATTTGAGTCACTCAGAAACG ATTCCTGTTGCCACTGATAATGTGGAAGTACTCCAAAGGATAGCGAAACagctttttggaaatttttacaTAG ATGTCAAGCAGATCCGAGGTATTGGCTTGCATGTTTCCAGACTTGAAAGCAGCGAGACATCTAAGCAAG GTGCagaaaaatataatttgaaatcatGGCTCACTTCAGGACCTGCAAGTATGGATAAACGGAAACATCCTACAG GTCTTGACAAGAAGAACGCGGATGGCCCTTCGGTTCATGAATATGGAAATTTGCCAGGGTCTTCAGTTCCAATGGAAAATAACATACAAGATAACCAAGCTAGAGCTGACGTGAGTTTAACAACACCTCCTTTGGATATCCTTGATATGGAAGTTATGAGAAATCTTCCCCCAGAATTATTTTCAGAATTCAATAAAGTTTATGGAGGGAAGTTAGCTGATTATATTACTAAAGGGAAAGGTATAAGTGAGAATTCTAGCGCTTTACGAAACTCTCTTTTGGAAAAAGAAG caataaaaaagaaagagGAGCTTTTGGATGTCGAGCCGATTCTTCAAAAAAAGCCATTATCTGAGATCGAg GCAATGCAACATGAGGCAGAAGGAGGTGAAGTTGTACCTGATTCAGTGTCTGAACCCTCTTTTAACGTCACTCACAAATcaagttttgaaaaagatgatTTATTGCCTGCTTCTTTAAGTCAACTTGACGGCTCTGTATTACAAGAATTGCCCGAAGATTTGAAAGCAGACATTGTTCTGCAGCTTCCTGCACACAGGAAACAAGAGATTTGCTCCAATGTTGCTGTGGTCCCTCCTAGTGAAAACTATCAGGTGTCAACAGGTGTCAACGATTCTGAGAATCTTAGATCAAATCATGCTCTGAATGAATGTCTTTGGGCTGGGAATCCTCCAAAATGGGTGGAGGAGTTCAAAATCAGCAGTTGCTTAGTATTAAAGAAACTTGCTGAAATTTATTATAAATCTGGGTTGACTAGCACCTTATCATCAGTTTTACACCAGATTATATCTGAATTCCACCAGCTAAATCTAGTCCATCACATTTCCGATGACTCTGTTAACATCACATGTGAGCTACTGAAGCAATATATCAAAGTGAAGATAGGAAAAGATATTGAGGAGATTTATATTTGTTTTCGGCTTTTGAAAAG GTTTGCAGCAGCATCACAATTTTTCCTACAAGTGTATAATAATGTATTTCCATACCTTCAG GAAGCTGTTGATGACAATTATGGAGGGAGTTTGTTTATAACCTAG